The nucleotide sequence GGATCGTCACCGCGGCCGTCGGGGCGCCGCTGCTCTTCGTCCTCGTCCGACGGTTCCATCCCCTTTCGAGGTAGCCGCCATGCTCTCCGCTCTCGACCTGGCGTTCGACTACGACGGCACCCCGGTGCTGCACGGAGTCCGGCTCACCGCCCACCACGGACGGACGGTGGGGCTCATCGGGCCCAACGGCAGCGGTAAGACGACGTTGCTCCGGGCCCTCTACGGAGCACTCGCCCCCCGGGCGGGCCTGGTCACCCTCGACGACAGTCCGCTCGACGGGATCAGGGCCGCGGAGCGCGCGAGACGACTCGCCGTGGTCACCCAGGAGCACGACCCGGACACCCCGCTGACCGTGGCCGACATGGTCATCCTCGGGCGGTCCCCACATCGGTCGATGTTCGCCGGATACCGGGCCGAGGACTATCGGGCCGCTGCGGCCGCCCTGACCCGGGTCGGTGCCCGTGACCTCGCGGATCGGGTGTTCAGCTCGTTGTCGGGCGGGGAGAAGCAGCGGGTGCTGATCGCCCGGACCCTGGCGCAGGAGGCCGACCATCTCCTGCTCGACGAGCCGACGAACCACCTCGACATCCGGTACCAGCACAGCATCCTGAGCCTCGTCCGGCGGCTCGACGTCACCACGGTGATCGTCATGCACGATCTCAACCTCGCAGCCCGGTACTGCGACAGTCTGGTCCTGCTCGACGACGGACGGGTCGTGAGCAGCGGACCGACCGCTGCGGTTCTCGAACCGTCGATCCTCGAACCGGTGTACGGGGTGTCGGTGCGACGTATCGAGGACGACGACTGCGTGCAGTTGATCTTCGCCCCGGCCGCTGATGCCGAGCTACCGCCCGCTCCACCGTGAGGACGTCCGCTCAGGTCCGCGACTCCGGCCCCGGCCCGGCGTCGAGCTGCACGACCACGGCGGCGACCCGGGCCGGCTCGGCGATGATCTCGAAGCTGCTGATGAGGCCGTCGGTGATGGTGAATCTCAGCACGAGGGTGACCGTTCCGTCGCGGACCACGGCGGCGCCGGGCCGGCCGTCGACGGTGGCGGGCTCCGCGGCGCGGGCTGGACCGGAGAGGCTGCGAGCCTCGTCGACGATCGAACGCGCCCCACGCACGGCGGTGGGCCGGCCGGGCGCGAGCAGGGCCGGGTCGACGTGCCGGACGGCGTCCGGGGCGAGGACGTCGAGCAGGGCCGCCATGTCGCCGCGGCGGACGGCGCCGAGGAACTGCTCGATGATCCGACGTCGCCCGTCGAGATCACCGGGGTTCGCCGCACCGAGACGCGCGCGGTGGCGGGCCCTGGCGGCCAGCTTCTTCGTGGCCTCGGTCGATCGGTCCAGGACGGGCGCGATGTCGCTGAACGGGACGGCGAAGACGTCGTGCAGGACGAACGCGACCCGCTCGGCCGGCGACAGGCTGTCGAGCACCACCATCAGGGCGTGACCGACGGAGTCGGCGAGCACCGCATCCGATGCGGGGTCGTCCGGCGACGCGTGCTCCGGAGTGTCCTCGCCGAGGAGGGTCTCCCGGCGGGCACGAAGACGGTCCAGGCAGATCCTGGAGGTCACGGTCGTCAGCCAGCCGCCGAGACTGTCGACGCCGGCGATGCCGTTGCGGTGCAGCCGTAGCCAGGTGTCCTGGACGGCGTCGTCGGCGTCCGACCCGGACCCGAGCAGGCGGCGGGCCACGGCGCGCAGGCGCGGGCGGTGCTGCTCGAACCGGGCCGCCAGCTCGTCGTCGTCCACGTGTCCCCTCCCGATCCTCGTTGCCGTCATAGGGGATGACGGTCCGCGCAGCAGGCGCGGGACACCGCTCACCCGAAGGGTGCCCGAGGGCACCGTGTGCGAGGAGTAGGCGACGTGGACGTACGGATGGTTCAGTTCTCGGTCGACCCGGGCGACGTGGCCGCGGTGGAGCAGTCGCTCGAGCGGATGTGTGCCGCGATCGAGACGCAGGGTCCGGCCGGGACGCGCTTCGCCGCCTGCAAGCTCGCCGACGGGGTGAGCTTCCTCAACATCCTCCAGCTCGACGACGGCATGCCGAACCCGCTGCCGAGCATCGAGGCCTGCCGCGACTTCCAGCAGCAGCTGCCGGGCTGGGAGCTCGGAGATCAGGTTCCGGCCGCCGAGCCGGTCGCCGTCATCGGCTCCCACGGGTTGTTCTGACCTGCCGGGCTGCTCGGGATCCTGGTCCACCGACCGTCGCGGGGGCACCCTGAACCGAGGTCCGGGGGAACCCGGGTCCCCCCCGGCGGGTGGGCCGCATACCGTCGGAATCATGGACGCACCCGAACGGCCCGACGGATCGGTCGCACCACGGGACCTGCGGGTCTCCCACTCCGACCGCGCACACATCTCCGCGCTGCTGGACCGGCACCACGTCGACGGCAGGCTCGACGGGGCGGAGCTCGCCGAGCGCCTGGTCCTGGTCACGGCCGCGGTCACCCGCGCCGACCTGAACCGGGTGGTCGCCGACCTGCCGGGAGCGGCCGAGGCCGTTCCGGTCCGCGAGGTGCTGGAGCTGACCAACACGGCAGGGGAACTGCGGCGGTCGGGGGAGTGGCTGGTGCCGCCGCGTGTCGTCGTGCGGTCGTACTTCGGCAACGCCCGGCTGGACATGCGGCGGGCCCGGTTCGTCACCGGGGACGTGGTGATCGAGTCGGAACTGACCGTCGGCAACCTGGACATCAGGCTCCCGCCGGGTGCGACCGTCGACCTCACCGGGGCGCGGACCCAGTTCGGGTCGGTCCGGGACAAGCTGGGCGCGACGGACCGGCCGGGGGCGCCGCACGTGGTCGTCGTCGGCGGGACGTGGTTCGGGAACATCACGGTCCGCTGAGCGCAGCCGGCTCCCGGGCATCCGCGGCCGGGACCGACGCACCAGCACCCGGGTCACCGGACCCGGGCGGTACCTGTCCGCATTCGGCGGGAGCCTCACCGCATGGACGACGACGACATCCTGCTGCCGGTCGGTGCCGTGCCGAGCGCGGGCAGCATCCTGAACCCGTTCCTGATCGTGGACGACGCCCCGGGGTTGATCGACTTCGTGGCCGGCGTCTTCGGCGTCGCCGAGATCGAGGAGGCGCGGACCCCCCGGCCGGACGGGCGGCTCATCCACTCCGAGGTGCGGATGGGCCACGTCGCGCTGATGGTGGCCGATCGGATGGACGGGTGGCCGTCCCGGCCCGGGCTGCTGCAGGTCTGGGTGCGCGACGTCGCCGCCGTGCTGGAGCGCGGGGTGACGCGCGGAGCGTCCGTGGTCACCGAGCCGCACCCGTTCTGGGGGGAGACGACGCTGGGCCGGATGCTCGATCCCTGGCAGAACCTGTGGTGGCTGTGGGCGCCTGCGCCGGGACAGGCCGATCCCGGATACCCGGTCGACGAGGGCGCCGATCCGGTGTTCGCCACGGTCGACCGGGCACTGCGGGCGATGGGCGACGGCTGAGTAGCCCGTGCTGGGATGCCGGTGTGCCAGAACCACTGCTCGTCGACGTCTTCTGCGGACCCGGCCACACGGCGGGAAACCGGCTCGCCGTGATCCTGGACGATCCCTCCGATCCCGCGGCCCGGCAGCGCCGGGCGGCCGAACTCGGCTACAGCGAGACGGTGTTCGTCGACGACGGATCGGTCGCCGACATCTACACACCGAGCATCCGGCTGCCGTTCGCCGGGCATCCGATGGTCGGGGCGTCGTGGCTGCTCCGGAACCGGCTCGGGGCCTGCGACGTGCTGTATCCCGCGGCCGGTGCGGTCCCGGCCTGGGCGGAGGGTGAGTTCGGCTGGGTCTCCGGCCGTCCGGAGTGGGTCACCGGCCGGACCACCCAGCGGCTCGCGTCACCGGCGGAGGTCGAGGCGCTCCCGGGGCCGCCGGCGGGCAGCGGCTTCCTCTACGTCTGGGCCTGGGCGGACGAGCCGGCCGGGCTGGTGCGCGCGCGGGCGTTCCCCCGGCGCGGGGACGCGATCGTGGAGGACGAGGCCACCGGCGCCGCCGCGCTCCGGCTCACCGCGGAGCTCGGACGGTCGCTGACGGTGCAGCAGGGCGTCGGCTCGGAGATCCGGACGCGGCTGCTGCCGGAGGACCGGATCGGCGTCGGCGGCCGGGTCAGGCAGGTCCCGCATCCCCCGCGGGATGCTCGGTGAACCACTCGACGATGCCCGGCATGTGCTGCTCGAACCCGCCCGGAGCGGACAGGTTGAGCATCCCGGCCCGCACGTCGCCGCGGTTCTCGAAGTCGTGGCGCACGCCGCCGGGCACGGCGACGAACGCGCCCCGCGGCGCGTCCACCCAGCGATCGCCGACCAGCACCGACATGGTGCCGTCCAGCACGTAGAACACGTCGTCCTCGGGATGGCTGTGCGCGCCGGGGCCGGCGGTGTGCGGCTCCAGCCACCACTCCGAGATCGAGTACGACGCGGTGTCGGCCTTGAACACCGCCGCGATCCGCCCCATGTCGTAGGAGTTGCCCTCGCCGGGGCCCAGCACCACCGGTGCCCGGTCCGTCTCATCCATCGCCGTCCTCCTCGCCCGTGCCGGTCGCGTCCGTGCCGACGGTAGGCAGCGGCCGACCCGATGTCGTGGACGAACGGGAACTCGCGTTGCGGTGCTTGCGGACGGCGAACCCGTGGGCGGCACCGAGCAGTTCCCGGACCACCGGCCAGGTGGTGTCCGGATTGAGCACCGACACCCACCGGTACGACGCGTAGACGGGATGCGGGAACAGCACGTCGAGCGCGGCCGGGTCGTGCTCGGCCGGTTCACCGAACAGTTCCCGGAAACGCGGCGCGGGCAGCCCGATGTTCAGCCGGAACACCCCGGGCCGGTCCAGGCCGGAACAGGCGTCGTTGACGTCCGAGGTCACGACGGTGGCCCAGCCCTGCCGCGGGCGTCGTTCGTAGTCGAGATCGGGATCGTGAACGGCGAACACGTCGCCGTTCGCCTCGATCAGCCGGGTGTCGGGAAAGGTCGCCAGAAAGGCGATGATCTCGTCGGAATCCACCGCGCCAAAACAGCACGGTTCCAGCCGGCGATGCCCGCCGAAAGTGATTCATATCACATCCAGTGGGACGGCCGCCCAGGACAGCGGCGGCAAAGTCACCGACACCTCGCCGCCCTCGATCCGCACCCCGTCCAGTGGCCGCATCCCGACCGCCTCCGGCGCGGTCTCGTTGTTGCCGGTGTGCCGGTCCTGGCCGGGCCCGGCGGTCAGCACCTCGGCCCGGCCGGGCCGCAGCTCCCCGAAGCCGTGCAGCGCGATCCGTACCTCGGCCGGCTCGGTGAGATCACGGTTGGCCAGGAACAGCGCGAGCGTCCCGCCGTCCGGGTCCCAGGTCCCGGCGGCGTCGACCACCGGGGCGTCACCGAGCCGGCCGGCGTCGTAGTGGTCGCCCCGGGCCCGGACGTCGAGGATCTGCCCGCGGGCGTGCTCGCGCATCACCCGGAACGGGTGCGCCACCGTCTGCGTCCACGCGGCGCCGCCGGGTTCGCTGCGCACCATCCCGATGACGTTCACCAGCTGCGCCTGGCAGGCGATCCGCACCCGCTCACCGTGCCGGAGCAGCGCGTGCAGCATCGTCGCGACGACGACGGCGTCGGTCACCGAGTACTCGTCCTCGATCACCCGCGGGGCCACGGCCCAGTCGTCGGTCTGCTGGTGGATGCCGCCGGAGCGGTGCCGGCTCTGATACCAGACGTTCCACTCGTCGAACGAGACGTGGATCCGCTTCCGGTGCCGCCCACGGGCCCGGACGGCGTCCGCGGTGGCCACCACCGACTCGATGTAGGAGTCCATGTCGACGGCCTTCGCGAGGAACTCGCCGGGACCGTCGGTCTCCTCGTAGTAGGTGTGCGCCGAGATGTAGTCGACCTGGTCGTAGGCCAGCTCCAGGACGGTGCGCTCCCACTCACCGAAGGTCGGCATCGCGCTGTGCGAGCTCCCGCAGGCGACCAGCTCGATCGACGGGTCGACCAGCCGCATCGCGCGCCCGGCCTCGGCGGCCAGCCGGCCGTACTCGGCGGCCGTCTTGTGGCCCACCTGCCACGGGCCGTCCATCTCGTTGCCCAGGCACCACAGCCGGATGCCGAACGGGTCCTCGTCGCCGTTGCGCCGGCGCAGGTCCGACCAGGCCGTCCCGCCCGGGTGGTTGGCGTACTCGACCAGGTCGAGGGCCTCCTGCACGCCGCGGGTCCCCAGGTTGATCGCCATCATCGGCTCGGTGCCGGCGGCCCGCGCCCAGTGCACGAACTCGTGCAGCCCGAACTCGTTGGTCTCGATCGTCCGCCAGGCCAGGTCCAGCCGCCGCGGACGGTCGGCGACCGGCCCGATCCCGTCCTCCCAGTTGTGCCCGGAGACGTAGTTGCCGCCGGGGTAGCGCACCACGGTCGGACCGATCTCGCGGACCCGGTCGAGGACGTCGCCGCGGAACCCGCGCTCGTCGGCCGACGGGTGCCCGGGCTCGAAGATCCCGGTGTAGACGCCCCGGCCCATGTGCTCGACGAACGAGCCGAACAGCCGGGGCGGGACCGTGCCCGCCGTGAAGTCGGCGCCGACGGAGAGGTGCGCGCGTGCCATGGAGTTCCTTTCGTGGGGACTGAGCAGGTTGGGACTGAGCAGGTGGGGGCTGACAGGCGGGACGGACCGGTGCGGGCTGACCGGTGGGGACGGACTCGGAGGCCGGACTCGTGGTCACCGGCCGCCGAGGCCGGTCGTGGCGATGCCCTGGACGATCTGGCGCTGGAAGAACAGGAACGCGACCACCAGCGGGAGCCCGGCGAGCACGGCCCCCGCCATCACCTGCGCATAGCGGACGCCGAACGAGCTCTGCACCTGGACAAGCCCGACCGGCAGCGTCATCAGCGAGGGATCGGACAGGATGATGAAGGGCCAGAGGAAGTTGTTCCAGCACTGGATGAACACGAAGATCGCGACCGCGGCGAGGATCGGGCGGGACAGCGGGAGCACGATCGTGAGGAAGATCCGCAGCGGCCCGGCGCCGTCGATCCGGGCGGCCTCCTCCAGCTCGTGCGGGATGGCGTCGAAGAACCGCTTCAGGATGAACACCATCGCCGGGACGACGATCTGCGGCAGGATCACGCCGAGATAGGTGTCGGCCAGCCCGACGGCCAGCATCTGCTCGTACAGCGGGACGATCAGGATCTGCGACGGCACCATCACCCCGGCGACGGTGATCGCGAACAGCGTCCGGCGGCCACGGAACTCGGTGCGGGAGAAGCCGTAGGCGGCAGCCGCCGAGAGCACCAGGGTCAGCGCGGTGACCGCGACGGCGACGATCGTGCTGTTCACGAACCAGCGGGTGAGGTCGCCGACCGACAGCACCTCGACGTAGGCCTGCACGGTGAACCCGGAGTCGGGGACCAGCTGTGGCGGCACGGTGGTGGTCTCGCCCTCGTGCTTGAGCGAGGTGAGTACCGCCCACACCAGCGGCGCCGCCCAGATGACGGTGAGTGCTGCCAGCGCCGAGTAGATCGTCGCGGTGACCAGCGGGTTGCGCCGGATCCGGCGGCGGGCCGGGCCCGGCGGCGACGTCGTGGCCGGGCCGGGCGGATCGAGGGTCGTGGTCATGCGGACCTCCTCCGTCCGGCGAGCCAGGCGTGCGCGAGCGCGATCACCAGGATGAGCAGGAAGAACACGTAGGAGATGGCGGAGGCGTAGCCGAGCCGGTAGCCGACGAACCCGGTGTCGTAGACGTACTGCAGGACCGGGGTGACCGAGCCCTCCGGCCCGCCGTCGCCGGAGAACAGGATGTAGGCCTGGTCGAACAGCTTGAGCGAGGCCAGTAGCTGCAGCACCAGCACCAGCCCGGTGGTGGGCGCGATCAGCGGCAGCACGATGGAGCGGGTGGTCCGCCAGCGTCCGGCGCCGTCGGTGGCGGCGGCCTCCAGCACGTCCGGCGGGATCGCCTGCAGGGCGGCGAGGTAGAGCAGGAAGTTGAACCCGACCGTCCACCACACGGTCAGCAGCACCACCGACCACAGCGCCACCGACGGGTCGCTCGTCCAGCCGACGGGCTGCATGCCGAGCACGCCGAGCAGGCCGTTGAGCAGCCCGACGTCGTTCTGGAACAGCCAGTTCCAGATCAGCGCCACGGTGGCCACCGGCATCAGGTACGGGGCGAAGAAGGCCAGCCGCCAGAACCACTGCCCGCGCCCGCCCGCATGCACCAGCAGCGCCATGACCAGTGCGATCAGTACCAGCGGGATCGTCGAGCCGATGGTGAACACCAGAGTTGTCCACAGGCTGGACCACACCAGTGGATCGGCGAACAGCCGGGTGTAGTTGTCCAGGCCGACGAACTCGGAACCGGACCGGACCAGGCTGGTGTCGTGGAAGCTCATCCACAGTCCGCGGGTCAGCGGCCAGATCACGAACGCGACGTAGCTCAGCATGAACGGCAGCACGAACCAGACCCCCGGCGGGACCCGGCGACGGCGGGAGGCGGGCTCCGCAGCTCCGGCCGGCCCGGTCTGCTCCGTCCTGCGGACCTCGCTCGGCGCGCTCACAGCGGGGACTCCAGCCGCAGCTGCGTGTCCAGCCATGCGGTCAGGTCGTCGGCGCCGCGTTCGGGTGTCAGCCCGCCGCCGGCGACCGCCTGCAGGGTCTGTGCGGCCCGGTTCATCATCGTCGACCCCGATCCGGAGTAGTAGGCGACCGGGTCGAACTCGACGTCGTCGACGACGTCCCGGTAGCGCGACTGCGGCTGCATCGCCAGGTACTCGGGGCTCTCGGCCACCGCGGCCAGCGCCGGGACGTGACCGCCCTCGGCCCAGGACACACTGTCGTCGAGCATCGACACCGCCAGGTCGTAGGCGGCGGCGCGGACCGTCGGATCGACCGAGTCCTGCCGCGGGACGACGAAGCAGTGGCTGTCCGCCCGGACGATCGCCCGGTCGCCGAACACGGCGGGGAACCGGGTCATCGAGAACGGGATGCCGGCCGTCTCCGCGGACGTGTACTCCCACGGGCCGGTCACCAGGAACCCGGACTGGGCGCTCGCGAAGGTGGCCACCGCGGCGTCCGAGTCGAGTGTCGGCGAGGCGATCGTGCCGTCGCAGAAGGCCTGCAGGTAGCCCATCGCGGTGACCATGGCGTCCCGGTCGACCCGGGCCGGGCCACCGTCGGGCAGGTCCATCCGGCCGCCGGCCTGGTTGTACAGCGACCAGAACAGCATCCACGGCTCGTTCGTCCCGGTCGCGGCGAACGCGATCCCGGTCGCGCCGGTGACCTCGGCGGCCCGGCGACCGGCGTCGAGCAGGGTGTCCGGGCCGTGCAGCGGGCGCAGCTCCCCGGAGGCGTCGAGCAGGCCGGCCCGGTCGCAGACGTCGGTGTTGTAGTAGAGGACCATCGGGTGGGTGTCGAGGGGGAGGCCGACCAGCTCGCCGTCGACCGCGAGCCGCTCGGTGACCGCGGGCGGGAAGTCGTCGAGGCGGACACCGCGGGCTTCCAGCTCGGCGAGGTCCCAGGGTTCGAGCAGGTCGCGGCCGAAGGTCACCAGGCGCGAGGTGTGCAGCGTGGCCAGGTCCGGGGCGCGGCCGCCGGCGCAGGCCATCGCGAGCTTCGTGTAGTAGGGCGATCCCCACTCCAGGGTGGTCGCGCTCACGCCGATCCGCGGGTTGTCCGCCCGGAACCGGTCGACCAGGCCGACCATCCGCTCCCCGTCGCCGCCGCCGAAGAAGTTCCAGTAGGCGACCGTGACGTCCGGCGAGGGCGCGGTCGCACATCCGGTGAGCAGGACCCCCGCGGTGAAGCCCGCTGCGCCCAGGAAGCCGCGCCTGCTCAGTGCCGGGCCGCTCATCGGGGGAGTGGGCCGCTCGGAGTGCCCGGCCCGGCCCGGCCGGAGGGGGGCCGTCGCTCGGTCGGTCGGACGCGTGGTCGGTCCATCGGATCTCCCGTGTCTCGAGGCTTCGGTGGCTCGAGGCGCCGCGCAGCGCCGGTGCTGCAGCGTGAGCGCGGTATGTTTGCGCTCACATTTTCGGATGGTGCCTGCTCGACCACGGGTGGTCAAGGGTTGCGTCTCGCTGTACGGCCAGCGCTCTGTCGCCGAGTTCGAGTCGAGTGGGTGCCGCAGTGCGACGCACGTGTGCAGGTCCGGCGTTATGTTAGCGATAACATTCGAGCTGCTGGGCCCAATGCGGAGCCGCGACTCGGATTCAGCTCGTACCGTGCCGGGAGGCGATCACTCCGGGGTCGCCGCGGGCGCCGGAACCGTCGGACCCCGGTGCCGGCGTCGGCGGTATGGCGATCCTCTAACGCGAGGCGCCGGCGTTGTGGGAGGCCGGGATCGAGCGGGCTCGCGCCGGGTGTGCGCTCGCCGGGCTCGGTCAGCCGAACCCGCGGAAGACCCGGTCGGGCTGCAGCTGCGCCTGGTCGGCATACGCGGCGAACTCCACGGCACCGTGCGGCACGTCGGTCCCGACGCTCCAGAGCTGGATGGCCGCGATCCGCAGGGTCCGGCCCGGCTCGTCGCGCAGATCCGCCGCGACCACCGGGAAGCCGTGATCGGTCAGGGTGCGCTCGTCGACGACGAACAACAGCGGATGCCGCTCGGCGACCCCGTCCTCCAGGGCGAACGCCACCACCCGATCGACCGGCCAGTCGCCGAACAGGTCCTCGGTGACGACGTCGAACACCGCCGGGGTGATGATCCCGAGCAGCTCGTTCCACGGTCCCTCGCCGGTGTCGGACGCGGTGCGGACCAGCGGGCACCGGCGTGTCGCGGGGAACTCCACGCGGCCATCCTTCCGTGTCACGCTGGGCGGGTGAGCAGCGCACCCAGTGTCGACGGCCGCCGGTTCGCCGGGATCAGCAACTCCGGTGACGGTGAGGTCGGTCAGGCGACCGTGTTCACCTATCACGAGGCGGACGGTCTGGTCTGGGCCGAGTACGCCGGCGGCGCCGTCCGGCTCGGGCGGATCGTCGGTACCCGGGAGGGCGACGTTCTGCGGTTCCGCTACGTGCACGTCTCGGTCGACGGGGAGTCCAGCTCCGGCCGGTGCGAGGCTCGGCTCGAGGTGCTCCCGGACGGGCGGCTGCGGTCGCACGAGGACTGGTGCTGGGAGTCGCGGCCGGGCGCGGGGGCGAGCGTGGTGGAGGAGGTCGCGCCGGGCTGAGGCGCGGGGCTCACCCCTCCTCCCTGCGCCGGGCCCGGAAGGCGGCGGCCTTGACCCGGTTCTGACAGGCGGTCGAGCAGAACCGGCGGGTGCCGTTGCGTGAGACGTCGACGAACACCCGGTTGCACGCGTCGGCGGAACACACCCCGAGCCGCTCGTGCGCGGGATTGCCCAGGACGACCGCCAGTGCGGTCGCCATCGAGGCGGCCCAGCTGCGCGCCCATCCGGCGTCGACCGCGTGGAAGTGCAGGTGCCACGGGCGATCGCCGTGCCGGGCGAGCACCGGCACCGCACCGGTCTCGGTCAGCAGCGCGTTCACGGTCGCCGCCGCGGCGTCGAGATCGCCGTTCTCGACGTCGGCGAACACGGTGTACATCCGGCCGGCCCACCCGCGCAGCAGGTCCATCTCCGCGGGCGGTGGCCGTTCGTCGAACCAGTGGTCCTCGCGCGGTGCGAGTGCGGCCTCCACTCCCGGTTCGTCGTCGCCGGCGTAGGCGCGGCCGCGCGCCTCGCCCGGGGTCAGCAGGTTGACCGCGGCGACCGTGGCGGTGAGCACATCGCTGGTGTGACTGTCGAAGTCCACTTGACCAGTTACCTCTCGATCCCTACCGTCGTCACTGTCGAACAGGATAACAACAGTGATGGAACTGTCCTGAAGGAGCGTTGTGATGACAGTGGCCCC is from Pseudonocardia autotrophica and encodes:
- a CDS encoding ABC transporter ATP-binding protein → MLSALDLAFDYDGTPVLHGVRLTAHHGRTVGLIGPNGSGKTTLLRALYGALAPRAGLVTLDDSPLDGIRAAERARRLAVVTQEHDPDTPLTVADMVILGRSPHRSMFAGYRAEDYRAAAAALTRVGARDLADRVFSSLSGGEKQRVLIARTLAQEADHLLLDEPTNHLDIRYQHSILSLVRRLDVTTVIVMHDLNLAARYCDSLVLLDDGRVVSSGPTAAVLEPSILEPVYGVSVRRIEDDDCVQLIFAPAADAELPPAPP
- a CDS encoding sigma-70 family RNA polymerase sigma factor codes for the protein MDDDELAARFEQHRPRLRAVARRLLGSGSDADDAVQDTWLRLHRNGIAGVDSLGGWLTTVTSRICLDRLRARRETLLGEDTPEHASPDDPASDAVLADSVGHALMVVLDSLSPAERVAFVLHDVFAVPFSDIAPVLDRSTEATKKLAARARHRARLGAANPGDLDGRRRIIEQFLGAVRRGDMAALLDVLAPDAVRHVDPALLAPGRPTAVRGARSIVDEARSLSGPARAAEPATVDGRPGAAVVRDGTVTLVLRFTITDGLISSFEIIAEPARVAAVVVQLDAGPGPESRT
- a CDS encoding DUF1707 SHOCT-like domain-containing protein encodes the protein MDAPERPDGSVAPRDLRVSHSDRAHISALLDRHHVDGRLDGAELAERLVLVTAAVTRADLNRVVADLPGAAEAVPVREVLELTNTAGELRRSGEWLVPPRVVVRSYFGNARLDMRRARFVTGDVVIESELTVGNLDIRLPPGATVDLTGARTQFGSVRDKLGATDRPGAPHVVVVGGTWFGNITVR
- a CDS encoding VOC family protein, which translates into the protein MDDDDILLPVGAVPSAGSILNPFLIVDDAPGLIDFVAGVFGVAEIEEARTPRPDGRLIHSEVRMGHVALMVADRMDGWPSRPGLLQVWVRDVAAVLERGVTRGASVVTEPHPFWGETTLGRMLDPWQNLWWLWAPAPGQADPGYPVDEGADPVFATVDRALRAMGDG
- a CDS encoding PhzF family phenazine biosynthesis protein, whose product is MPEPLLVDVFCGPGHTAGNRLAVILDDPSDPAARQRRAAELGYSETVFVDDGSVADIYTPSIRLPFAGHPMVGASWLLRNRLGACDVLYPAAGAVPAWAEGEFGWVSGRPEWVTGRTTQRLASPAEVEALPGPPAGSGFLYVWAWADEPAGLVRARAFPRRGDAIVEDEATGAAALRLTAELGRSLTVQQGVGSEIRTRLLPEDRIGVGGRVRQVPHPPRDAR
- a CDS encoding cupin domain-containing protein, whose product is MDETDRAPVVLGPGEGNSYDMGRIAAVFKADTASYSISEWWLEPHTAGPGAHSHPEDDVFYVLDGTMSVLVGDRWVDAPRGAFVAVPGGVRHDFENRGDVRAGMLNLSAPGGFEQHMPGIVEWFTEHPAGDAGPA
- a CDS encoding DUF6194 family protein; the encoded protein is MDSDEIIAFLATFPDTRLIEANGDVFAVHDPDLDYERRPRQGWATVVTSDVNDACSGLDRPGVFRLNIGLPAPRFRELFGEPAEHDPAALDVLFPHPVYASYRWVSVLNPDTTWPVVRELLGAAHGFAVRKHRNASSRSSTTSGRPLPTVGTDATGTGEEDGDG
- the arfA gene encoding arabinosylfuranosidase ArfA — encoded protein: MARAHLSVGADFTAGTVPPRLFGSFVEHMGRGVYTGIFEPGHPSADERGFRGDVLDRVREIGPTVVRYPGGNYVSGHNWEDGIGPVADRPRRLDLAWRTIETNEFGLHEFVHWARAAGTEPMMAINLGTRGVQEALDLVEYANHPGGTAWSDLRRRNGDEDPFGIRLWCLGNEMDGPWQVGHKTAAEYGRLAAEAGRAMRLVDPSIELVACGSSHSAMPTFGEWERTVLELAYDQVDYISAHTYYEETDGPGEFLAKAVDMDSYIESVVATADAVRARGRHRKRIHVSFDEWNVWYQSRHRSGGIHQQTDDWAVAPRVIEDEYSVTDAVVVATMLHALLRHGERVRIACQAQLVNVIGMVRSEPGGAAWTQTVAHPFRVMREHARGQILDVRARGDHYDAGRLGDAPVVDAAGTWDPDGGTLALFLANRDLTEPAEVRIALHGFGELRPGRAEVLTAGPGQDRHTGNNETAPEAVGMRPLDGVRIEGGEVSVTLPPLSWAAVPLDVI
- a CDS encoding carbohydrate ABC transporter permease, with amino-acid sequence MTTTLDPPGPATTSPPGPARRRIRRNPLVTATIYSALAALTVIWAAPLVWAVLTSLKHEGETTTVPPQLVPDSGFTVQAYVEVLSVGDLTRWFVNSTIVAVAVTALTLVLSAAAAYGFSRTEFRGRRTLFAITVAGVMVPSQILIVPLYEQMLAVGLADTYLGVILPQIVVPAMVFILKRFFDAIPHELEEAARIDGAGPLRIFLTIVLPLSRPILAAVAIFVFIQCWNNFLWPFIILSDPSLMTLPVGLVQVQSSFGVRYAQVMAGAVLAGLPLVVAFLFFQRQIVQGIATTGLGGR
- a CDS encoding carbohydrate ABC transporter permease, coding for MSAPSEVRRTEQTGPAGAAEPASRRRRVPPGVWFVLPFMLSYVAFVIWPLTRGLWMSFHDTSLVRSGSEFVGLDNYTRLFADPLVWSSLWTTLVFTIGSTIPLVLIALVMALLVHAGGRGQWFWRLAFFAPYLMPVATVALIWNWLFQNDVGLLNGLLGVLGMQPVGWTSDPSVALWSVVLLTVWWTVGFNFLLYLAALQAIPPDVLEAAATDGAGRWRTTRSIVLPLIAPTTGLVLVLQLLASLKLFDQAYILFSGDGGPEGSVTPVLQYVYDTGFVGYRLGYASAISYVFFLLILVIALAHAWLAGRRRSA
- a CDS encoding extracellular solute-binding protein, giving the protein MSGPALSRRGFLGAAGFTAGVLLTGCATAPSPDVTVAYWNFFGGGDGERMVGLVDRFRADNPRIGVSATTLEWGSPYYTKLAMACAGGRAPDLATLHTSRLVTFGRDLLEPWDLAELEARGVRLDDFPPAVTERLAVDGELVGLPLDTHPMVLYYNTDVCDRAGLLDASGELRPLHGPDTLLDAGRRAAEVTGATGIAFAATGTNEPWMLFWSLYNQAGGRMDLPDGGPARVDRDAMVTAMGYLQAFCDGTIASPTLDSDAAVATFASAQSGFLVTGPWEYTSAETAGIPFSMTRFPAVFGDRAIVRADSHCFVVPRQDSVDPTVRAAAYDLAVSMLDDSVSWAEGGHVPALAAVAESPEYLAMQPQSRYRDVVDDVEFDPVAYYSGSGSTMMNRAAQTLQAVAGGGLTPERGADDLTAWLDTQLRLESPL
- a CDS encoding DUF6924 domain-containing protein, with translation MEFPATRRCPLVRTASDTGEGPWNELLGIITPAVFDVVTEDLFGDWPVDRVVAFALEDGVAERHPLLFVVDERTLTDHGFPVVAADLRDEPGRTLRIAAIQLWSVGTDVPHGAVEFAAYADQAQLQPDRVFRGFG
- a CDS encoding CGNR zinc finger domain-containing protein, coding for MDFDSHTSDVLTATVAAVNLLTPGEARGRAYAGDDEPGVEAALAPREDHWFDERPPPAEMDLLRGWAGRMYTVFADVENGDLDAAAATVNALLTETGAVPVLARHGDRPWHLHFHAVDAGWARSWAASMATALAVVLGNPAHERLGVCSADACNRVFVDVSRNGTRRFCSTACQNRVKAAAFRARRREEG